A region from the Lates calcarifer isolate ASB-BC8 linkage group LG2, TLL_Latcal_v3, whole genome shotgun sequence genome encodes:
- the LOC108897665 gene encoding high choriolytic enzyme 1-like, protein MTLSASLLLLLLLGLSQAHPLQEEGVEEDTVDITTRILTSNNATNEILLEGDLLAPRTRNAMMCWSQSCLWKKASNGYVMIPFTMSNEFTGWEKQKIDNAMKSFHSSTCIRFVPRQNEYDYISIENRGGCFSALGREGGRQVLSLNRQGCLYHGIIQHEINHALGFQHEQTRSDRDYYVKINWENIDPQMAYNFYRQSTNNLNTPYDYSSIMHYGRTAFSIQYGMETITPIPDPNVQIGQRQGMSYWDIRRINTLYGC, encoded by the coding sequence ATGACTCTCTCtgccagcctgctgctgctgctcctgctcggCCTCTCTCAGGCTCATCCTCTCCAGGAGGAAGGAGTCGAAGAAGACACCGTCGACATCACCACAAGGATTCTTACTTCCAACAATGCCACCAATGAGATCCTGCTGGAAGGAGATCTGCTAGCTCCCAGAACCAGAAACGCCATGATGTGCTGGTCCCAGAGCTGCCTGTGGAAAAAAGCCTCCAATGGATATGTGATGATCCCCTTCACCATGAGCAATGAGTTCACCGGCTGGGAGAAGCAGAAGATCGACAATGCCATGAAGTCCTTCCACAGCAGTACCTGCATCCGCTTCGTCCCCCGTCAGAACGAGTACGACTACATCAGCATCGAGAACAGAGGCggatgtttctctgctctgggcagagagggaggcagacaggTGCTGTCTCTCAACAGACAGGGCTGCCTCTACCACGGCATCATCCAGCACGAGATCAACCACGCTCTGGGCTTCCAGCACGAGCAGACCAGGAGTGACCGCGACTACTACGTCAAGATCAACTGGGAGAACATCGACCCACAGATGGCCTACAACTTCTACAGGCAGTCCACCAACAACCTCAACACTCCCTACGACTACTCCTCCATCATGCACTATGGAAGAACAGCCTTCTCCATCCAGTACGGAATGGAAACCATCACCCCCATCCCAGACCCCAACGTCCAGATCGGCCAGAGGCAGGGCATGTCCTACTGGGACATCAGGAGGATCAACACACTCTACGGCTGCTAA
- the LOC108897664 gene encoding high choriolytic enzyme 1-like has product MTLSASLLLLLLLGLSQAHPLQEEGVEEDTVDITTRILTSNNATNEILLEGDLLAPRTRNAMMCWSQSCLWKKASNGYVMIPFTMSNEFTGWEKQKIDNAMKSFHSSTCIRFVPRQNEYDYISIENRGGCFSALGREGGRQVLSLNRQGCLYHGIIQHEINHALGFQHEQTRSDRDYYVKINWENIDPQMAYNFYRESTNNLNTPYDYSSIMHYGRTAFSIQYGRETITPIPDPNVQIGQRQGMSYWDIRRINTLYGC; this is encoded by the coding sequence ATGACTCTCTCtgccagcctgctgctgctgctcctgctcggCCTCTCTCAGGCTCATCCTCTCCAGGAGGAAGGAGTCGAAGAAGACACCGTCGACATCACCACAAGGATTCTTACTTCCAACAATGCCACCAATGAGATCCTGCTGGAAGGAGATCTGCTAGCTCCCAGAACCAGAAACGCCATGATGTGCTGGTCCCAGAGCTGCCTGTGGAAAAAAGCCTCCAATGGATATGTGATGATCCCCTTCACCATGAGCAATGAGTTCACCGGCTGGGAGAAGCAGAAGATCGACAATGCCATGAAGTCCTTCCACAGCAGTACCTGCATCCGCTTCGTCCCCCGTCAGAACGAGTACGACTACATCAGCATCGAGAACAGAGGCggatgtttctctgctctgggcagagagggaggcagacaggTGCTGTCTCTCAACAGACAGGGCTGCCTCTACCACGGCATCATCCAGCACGAGATCAACCACGCTCTGGGCTTCCAGCACGAGCAGACCAGGAGTGACCGCGACTACTACGTCAAGATCAACTGGGAGAACATCGACCCACAGATGGCCTACAACTTCTACAGGGAGTCCACCAACAACCTCAACACTCCCTACGACTACTCCTCCATCATGCACTATGGAAGAACAGCCTTCTCCATCCAGTACGGAAGGGAAACCATCACCCCCATCCCAGACCCCAACGTCCAGATCGGCCAGAGGCAGGGCATGTCCTACTGGGACATCAGGAGGATCAACACACTCTACGGCTGCTAA
- the LOC108897663 gene encoding high choriolytic enzyme 1-like — MTLSASLLLLLLLGLSQAHPLQEEGVEEDTVDITTRILTSNNATNEILLEGDLLAPRTRNAMMCWSQSCLWKKASNGYVMIPFTMSNEFTGWEKQKIDNAMKSFHSSTCIRFVPRQNEYDYISIENRGGCFSALGREGGRQVLSLNRQGCLYHGIIQHEINHALGFQHEQTRSDRDYYVKINWENIDPQMAYNFYRQSTNNLNTPYDYSSIMHYGRTAFSIQYGMETITPIPDPNVQIGQRQGMSYWDIRRINTLYGC, encoded by the coding sequence ATGACTCTCTCtgccagcctgctgctgctgctcctgctcggCCTCTCTCAGGCTCATCCTCTCCAGGAGGAAGGAGTCGAAGAAGACACCGTCGACATCACCACAAGGATTCTTACTTCCAACAATGCCACCAATGAGATCCTGCTGGAAGGAGATCTGCTAGCTCCCAGAACCAGAAACGCCATGATGTGCTGGTCCCAGAGCTGCCTGTGGAAAAAAGCCTCCAATGGATATGTGATGATCCCCTTCACCATGAGCAATGAGTTCACCGGCTGGGAGAAGCAGAAGATCGACAATGCCATGAAGTCCTTCCACAGCAGTACCTGCATCCGCTTCGTCCCCCGTCAGAACGAGTACGACTACATCAGCATCGAGAACAGAGGCggatgtttctctgctctgggcagagagggaggcagacaggTGCTGTCTCTCAACAGACAGGGCTGCCTCTACCACGGCATCATCCAGCACGAGATCAACCACGCTCTGGGCTTCCAGCACGAGCAGACCAGGAGTGACCGCGACTACTACGTCAAGATCAACTGGGAGAACATCGACCCACAGATGGCCTACAACTTCTACAGGCAGTCTACCAACAACCTCAACACTCCCTACGACTACTCCTCCATCATGCACTATGGAAGAACAGCCTTCTCCATCCAGTACGGAATGGAAACCATCACCCCCATCCCAGATCCCAACGTCCAGATCGGCCAGAGGCAGGGCATGTCCTACTGGGACATCAGGAGGATCAACACACTCTACGGCTGCTAA
- the LOC108897672 gene encoding high choriolytic enzyme 1-like gives MTLSASLLLLLLLGLSQAHPLQEEGVEEDTVDITTRILTSNNATNEILLEGDLLAPRTRNAMMCWSQSCLWKKASNGYVMIPFTMSNEFTGWEKQKIDSAMRSFHSSTCIRFVPRQNEYDYISIENRGGCFSALGREGGRQVLSLNRQGCLYHGIIQHEINHALGFQHEQTRSDRDYYVKINWENIDPQMAYNFYRQSTNNLNTPYDYSSIMHYGRTAFSIQYGMETITPIPDPNVQIGQRQGMSYWDIRRINTLYGC, from the coding sequence ATGACTCTCTCtgccagcctgctgctgctgctcctgctcggCCTCTCTCAGGCTCATCCTCTCCAGGAGGAAGGAGTCGAAGAAGACACCGTCGACATCACCACAAGGATTCTTACTTCCAACAATGCCACCAATGAGATCCTGCTGGAAGGAGATCTGCTAGCTCCCAGAACCAGAAACGCCATGATGTGCTGGTCCCAGAGCTGCCTGTGGAAAAAAGCCTCCAATGGATATGTGATGATCCCCTTCACCATGAGCAATGAGTTCACCGGCTGGGAGAAGCAGAAGATCGACAGCGCCATGAGGTCCTTCCACAGCAGTACCTGCATCCGCTTCGTCCCCCGTCAGAACGAGTACGACTACATCAGCATCGAGAACAGAGGCggatgtttctctgctctgggcagagagggaggcagacaggTGCTGTCCCTCAACAGACAGGGTTGCCTCTACCACGGCATCATCCAGCACGAGATCAACCACGCTCTGGGCTTCCAGCACGAGCAGACCAGGAGTGACCGCGACTACTACGTCAAGATCAACTGGGAGAACATCGACCCACAGATGGCCTACAACTTCTACAGGCAGTCCACCAACAACCTCAACACTCCCTACGACTACTCCTCCATCATGCACTATGGAAGAACAGCCTTCTCCATCCAGTACGGAATGGAAACCATCACCCCCATCCCAGACCCCAACGTCCAGATCGGCCAGAGGCAGGGCATGTCCTACTGGGACATCAGGAGGATCAACACACTCTATGGCTGCTAA
- the LOC108897667 gene encoding high choriolytic enzyme 1-like codes for MTLSASLLLLLLLGLSQAHPLQEEGVEEDTVDITTRILTSNNATNEILLEGDLLAPRTRNAMMCWSQSCLWKKASNGYVMIPFTMSNEFTGWEKQKIDNAMKSFHSSTCIRFVPRQNEYDYISIENRGGCFSALGREGGRQVLSLNRQGCLYHGIIQHEINHALGFQHEQTRSDRDYYVKINWENIDPQMAYNFYRQSTNNLNTPYDYSSIMHYGRTAFSIQYGMETITPIPDPNVQIGQRQGMSYWDIRRINTLYGC; via the coding sequence ATGACTCTCTCtgccagcctgctgctgctgctcctgctcggCCTTTCTCAGGCTCATCCTCTCCAGGAGGAAGGAGTCGAAGAAGACACCGTCGACATCACCACAAGGATTCTTACTTCCAACAATGCCACCAATGAGATCCTGCTGGAAGGAGATCTGCTAGCTCCCAGAACCAGAAACGCCATGATGTGCTGGTCCCAGAGCTGCCTGTGGAAAAAAGCCTCCAATGGATATGTGATGATCCCCTTCACCATGAGCAATGAGTTCACCGGCTGGGAGAAGCAGAAGATCGACAATGCCATGAAGTCCTTCCACAGCAGTACCTGCATCCGCTTCGTCCCCCGTCAGAACGAGTACGACTACATCAGCATCGAGAACAGAGGCggatgtttctctgctctgggcagagagggaggcagacaggTGCTGTCTCTCAACAGACAGGGCTGCCTCTACCACGGCATCATCCAGCACGAGATCAACCACGCTCTGGGCTTCCAGCACGAGCAGACCAGGAGTGACCGCGACTACTACGTCAAGATCAACTGGGAGAACATCGACCCACAGATGGCCTACAACTTCTACAGGCAGTCCACCAACAACCTCAACACTCCCTACGACTACTCCTCCATCATGCACTATGGAAGAACAGCCTTCTCCATCCAGTACGGAATGGAAACCATTACCCCCATCCCAGACCCCAACGTCCAGATCGGCCAGAGGCAGGGCATGTCCTACTGGGACATCAGGAGGATCAACACACTGTATGGCTGCTAG
- the LOC108897645 gene encoding putative gonadotropin-releasing hormone II receptor, translated as MNASSCCGPPVTMYQQSAGFDLNASCDWLAPHCNWTSVDTALQLPTFSTAAKVRVIITFILCGISTFCNLAVLWAANGHKRKSHVRVLIINLTVADLLVTFIVMPMDAVWNITVQWLAGDLACRFLMFLKLQAMYSCAFVTVVISLDRQSAILNPLAISMARKRNRVMLMVAWTMSTLFSIPQMFIFHNVTITYPANFTQCTTRGSFVTHWQETAYNMFTFSCLFLLPLVIMIVCYTRIFIQISKRMTKKSLSSNELHLRCSKNNIPKARMRTLKMSIVIVICFIVCWTPYYLLGLWYWFFPDDLEGKVSHSLTHILFIFGLFNACLDPIIYGLFTIRFRKGLRSCYSKATVTSDKESNAVMTESLKCTAAVLPSKRGMTTGVKDINCEQAEPRSTDDRCLTVFSQREAGQPCHNSAESTI; from the exons ATGAACGCCTCCTCCTGCTGTGGTCCGCCAGTCACCATGTATCAGCAGAGTGCCGGATTTGACCTCAATGCCAGCTGTGACTGGCTGGCTCCTCACTGTAACTGGACATCAGTGGACACAGCGCTGCAGCTGCCTACCTTTTCTACAGCAGCCAAAGTCAGGGTGATTATTACCTTCATCCTGTGTGGCATTTCCACTTTCTGCAATTTGGCTGTGCTGTGGGCAGCCAATGGCCACAAGCGCAAATCCCACGTCAGGGTGCTGATAATCAACTTGACTGTAGCCGATCTCTTGGTTACCTTCATCGTGATGCCCATGGATGCCGTGTGGAACATCACAGTTCAGTGGCTGGCTGGCGACCTGGCTTGCAGATTTCTGATGTTCCTAAAACTACAGGCCATGTACTCCTGTGCCTTTGTCACAGTGGTGATTAGTCTGGACAGACAGTCAGCTATCCTCAATCCTCTGGCCATTAGTATGGCCCGGAAAAGGAACAGGGTCATGCTGATGGTGGCGTGGACTATGAGCACCTTGTTCTCAATCCCTCAG ATGTTCATTTTCCATAACGTGACCATCACATATCCAGCCAACTTTACTCAGTGCACCACAAGGGGGAGCTTTGTCACTCACTGGCAGGAAACTGCCTACAACATGTTTACCTTCTCCTGCCTCTTCCTGCTGCCACTGGTCATAATGATCGTCTGCTACACCAGGATCTTCATCCAGATCTCCAAACGGATGACAAAAAAGAGCT TGTCTTCTAATGAGCTACATCTGCGCTGTTCAAAGAACAACATCCCCAAAGCACGAATGAGAACTCTGAAAATGAGCATCGTCATAGTGATCTGCTTCATAGTCTGCTGGACTCCGTACTACCTGTTGGGTTTGTGGTACTGGTTCTTCCCAGATGACTTGGAGGGAAAAGTCTCTCACTCCCTCACCCACATCCTGTTCATCTTTGGTCTTTTCAACGCCTGCCTGGATCCGATCATCTATGGGCTGTTCACCATACGCTTCCGCAAGGGGCTGAGGAGCTGCTACAGTAAAGCCACGGTGACGTCAGACAAGGAGAGTAACGCAGTGATGACAGAGTCTTTGAAGTGTACTGCTGCTGTGTTGCCTTCTAAAAGAGGAATGACCACTGGTGTAAAAGACATCAACTGTGAACAGGCTGAGCCAAGATCCACAGATGACAGGTGTCTGACTGTTTTCAGTCAAAGAGAAGCAGGACAACCTTGCCACAATAGTGCTGAGAGCACAATATGA